A genomic segment from Myxococcota bacterium encodes:
- a CDS encoding alpha/beta hydrolase: MKLWDDELEGHREEARALLAAIPTVEDTARDASPLERARAQRESFRKLAPPAPSSLAVATSIPGPDGDVPVRIFRPEGRARGLFLHLHGGGWVIGEPVMNDLANEHLARAHGLAVVSVDYRLAPEHPYPAGPDDCEAAARWLLEKGPSEFGASRMFIGGESAGGHLSLVTGLRVRDRLRAGDRLLGLNLVFGVYDLNGTPSWADNGGHPDMLTDEGMRFMVECFTPGMSFADRRAPDVSPLYAKLAGLPPCLVSVGGVDHLLDDSLFLAPRLAAAGVDVELAVYPDSPHGFMALPTAMARAFAARLDAWIAARLDAAGAD; encoded by the coding sequence ATGAAGCTGTGGGACGACGAGCTCGAGGGGCATCGCGAGGAGGCGCGCGCGCTGCTCGCGGCGATCCCGACGGTCGAGGACACGGCGCGCGACGCGTCGCCGCTCGAGAGGGCGCGCGCACAGCGCGAGTCGTTCCGGAAGCTCGCGCCGCCGGCGCCGTCGTCGCTCGCGGTCGCGACGTCGATTCCCGGCCCCGACGGCGACGTCCCGGTCCGCATCTTCCGTCCGGAGGGACGCGCGCGCGGCCTGTTCCTGCACCTGCACGGCGGCGGCTGGGTGATCGGCGAGCCGGTGATGAACGACCTCGCGAACGAACACCTCGCACGCGCGCACGGGCTCGCGGTCGTGAGCGTCGACTACCGGCTCGCGCCCGAGCACCCGTACCCGGCGGGCCCGGACGACTGCGAGGCCGCCGCGCGCTGGCTGCTCGAGAAGGGGCCGTCCGAGTTCGGGGCGAGCCGCATGTTCATCGGCGGCGAGTCGGCCGGCGGCCACCTCTCGCTCGTCACCGGCCTGCGCGTGCGCGACCGCCTGCGCGCCGGCGACCGCCTGCTCGGTCTGAACCTCGTCTTCGGCGTCTACGACCTGAACGGCACGCCGAGCTGGGCCGACAACGGCGGCCACCCCGACATGCTGACCGACGAGGGCATGCGCTTCATGGTCGAGTGCTTCACGCCCGGCATGTCGTTCGCCGACCGTCGCGCGCCCGACGTGTCGCCGCTCTACGCGAAGCTCGCGGGCCTGCCGCCGTGTCTCGTCTCGGTCGGCGGCGTCGACCACCTGCTCGACGACTCGCTCTTCCTGGCGCCGCGGCTCGCGGCGGCGGGCGTCGACGTCGAGCTCGCCGTCTACCCCGATTCGCCGCACGGCTTCATGGCGCTCCCGACCGCCATGGCGCGCGCCTTCGCCGCGCGGCTCGACGCGTGGATCGCCGCGCGGCTCGACGCCGCGGGCGCCGACTAG
- a CDS encoding carboxymuconolactone decarboxylase family protein, with translation MSDSERYAQGARSLERVYANAVPAPPEGSSDFMDLMVRHVFGEVWTRDGLSVRDRRLLVMGVIAGRGAADVWRIQAASALANGELDAHALRECIIQLAPYAGYPAISGLVQVTEQVIAEHAKEKA, from the coding sequence GTGAGCGATTCGGAACGCTATGCGCAGGGTGCGAGGTCGCTCGAGCGCGTCTACGCGAACGCCGTGCCCGCGCCGCCCGAGGGCTCGAGCGACTTCATGGATCTGATGGTCCGCCACGTGTTCGGCGAGGTCTGGACGCGCGACGGCCTCTCGGTCCGCGACCGCCGTCTGCTCGTGATGGGCGTGATCGCGGGGCGCGGCGCGGCCGACGTGTGGCGCATCCAGGCCGCCTCGGCGCTCGCGAACGGCGAGCTCGACGCGCACGCGCTGCGCGAGTGCATCATCCAGCTCGCGCCGTACGCGGGCTATCCGGCGATCAGCGGGCTCGTGCAGGTGACGGAGCAGGTGATCGCCGAGCACGCGAAGGAGAAGGCCTAG
- a CDS encoding citrate/2-methylcitrate synthase: protein MSDSPASYEGAIDRGLEGVIACSTAISTIHGTTLLYRGYTIEDLAANASFEEVMHLLWFGALPKRDELARLRALLGESYALPPEAFAWLLSLPKDVHPMDFLHAVVAGLTLHDPDANDLTNPAMVRKATRLTARFGSIVTSYDRVRGGHWPFEPDPAQSIAWNFLHGLQGGEPDPQRVRDFDTCLVLHADHELNASAFSARVTSSTLSGLYSSVMAAIGTLKGSLHGGANEQVIRMLLEIGHPSRVDDFLERAFAQNAKVMGFGHRVYKEGDPRAKILERMSERLTREAGHPELYDISRLLEEKMAARKGLIPNVDFYSASVYHSLGIPTDLYTPIFAMSRVVGWCAHVLEQYANNRIYRPRGRYVGATGRSYTAIDDR, encoded by the coding sequence ATGTCCGACTCCCCGGCTTCCTACGAAGGCGCGATCGATCGCGGTCTCGAAGGCGTCATCGCCTGCTCGACGGCGATCAGCACGATCCACGGCACGACGCTCCTCTACCGCGGCTACACGATCGAGGACCTCGCCGCGAACGCGTCGTTCGAAGAGGTCATGCACCTGCTCTGGTTCGGCGCGCTGCCGAAGCGCGACGAGCTCGCCCGCCTGCGCGCGCTGCTCGGCGAGAGCTACGCGCTGCCGCCCGAGGCGTTCGCGTGGCTCCTGAGCCTTCCCAAGGACGTCCATCCGATGGACTTCCTGCACGCCGTCGTCGCCGGGCTCACGCTCCACGACCCGGACGCGAACGACCTCACGAACCCGGCGATGGTGCGCAAGGCGACGCGGCTCACCGCGCGCTTCGGCTCCATCGTGACGTCGTACGACCGCGTGCGCGGCGGCCACTGGCCGTTCGAGCCCGATCCGGCGCAGTCGATCGCCTGGAACTTCCTGCACGGCCTGCAGGGCGGCGAGCCCGACCCGCAGCGCGTGCGCGACTTCGACACCTGCCTCGTGCTGCACGCCGACCACGAGCTCAACGCGTCGGCCTTCTCGGCGCGCGTCACGTCGAGCACGCTGTCCGGGCTCTACTCGTCGGTGATGGCCGCGATCGGCACGCTCAAGGGCTCGCTCCACGGCGGCGCGAACGAGCAGGTGATCCGGATGCTGCTCGAGATCGGCCATCCCTCGCGCGTCGACGACTTCCTCGAGCGCGCCTTCGCGCAGAACGCGAAGGTGATGGGCTTCGGGCACCGCGTGTACAAGGAGGGCGACCCGCGCGCGAAGATCCTCGAGCGGATGAGCGAGCGGCTCACGCGCGAGGCCGGCCACCCCGAGCTCTACGACATCAGCCGGCTGCTCGAGGAGAAGATGGCGGCGCGCAAGGGGCTCATCCCGAACGTCGACTTCTACTCGGCGAGCGTCTACCACAGCCTCGGCATCCCGACCGACCTCTACACGCCCATCTTCGCGATGAGCCGCGTGGTCGGCTGGTGCGCGCACGTGCTCGAGCAGTACGCGAACAACCGCATCTACCGCCCGCGCGGCCGCTACGTCGGCGCGACGGGGCGCAGCTACACGGCCATCGATGACCGCTGA
- a CDS encoding MFS transporter has translation MTADAHGSPHAPSTDARAQRTRADLRAMLLDGFSFSVMVGIGESYLAPFALALGLGDVTAALVATAPMLAGGVLQLVTPAAVGWLGSHRRWVVLCASLQAASFVPLAAAALAGSMSPWLLFATASLYWGLGLAASPAWNTWAGTIVPASVRVRFFARRSRWAQAALLLGLVAGGAVLQLASEKGVPLAGYVAAFGVAFAARAISAFYLSRQSEPAPVPIGETRVSPAAIRAHLRTGGHGRLLAYLLVFQASVYVAAPFFTPYMLGPLGYDYVGFTALTGAAFLARVAALPLLGRVTKRVGTRRVLWHASMWIVPLPLAWLVTDDFVWLFAVQLWSGVAWAAFELASLLSFFEHIPQRTRTSILSAYNLANAVAIAVGSVIGGVLLDAVGRGAAAYAAVLVASAIARFVALPLLRGMPDVVPASATPIPLRTIGLRPSAGALQRPVLAALDGEDDESGPGEPRAAVR, from the coding sequence ATGACCGCTGACGCGCACGGCTCTCCACACGCCCCGTCCACCGACGCGCGCGCGCAGCGCACGCGCGCCGACCTGCGCGCGATGCTGCTCGACGGCTTCTCGTTCAGCGTGATGGTCGGGATCGGCGAGAGCTACCTCGCGCCGTTCGCGCTCGCGCTCGGGCTCGGCGACGTGACGGCCGCGCTCGTCGCGACGGCGCCGATGCTCGCGGGCGGGGTGCTGCAGCTCGTGACGCCGGCGGCCGTCGGCTGGCTCGGCTCGCACCGCCGCTGGGTCGTGCTGTGCGCGTCGCTGCAGGCGGCGAGCTTCGTGCCGCTCGCCGCGGCCGCGCTCGCGGGCTCGATGTCGCCGTGGCTGCTGTTCGCGACGGCGTCGCTCTACTGGGGGCTCGGGCTCGCGGCGAGCCCGGCCTGGAACACGTGGGCCGGCACGATCGTTCCCGCGAGCGTGCGCGTTCGCTTCTTCGCGCGCCGCAGCCGCTGGGCGCAGGCCGCGCTGCTCCTCGGCCTCGTCGCGGGCGGCGCGGTGCTGCAGCTCGCGAGCGAGAAGGGCGTCCCGCTCGCGGGCTACGTCGCGGCCTTCGGCGTCGCGTTCGCCGCGCGCGCGATCTCCGCGTTCTACCTCTCGCGCCAGAGCGAGCCCGCGCCCGTGCCGATCGGCGAGACGCGCGTGTCGCCGGCCGCCATCCGCGCGCACCTGCGCACCGGCGGCCACGGCCGCCTGCTCGCCTATCTGCTGGTCTTCCAGGCGAGCGTCTACGTCGCCGCGCCGTTCTTCACGCCGTACATGCTCGGCCCCCTCGGCTACGACTACGTCGGGTTCACCGCGCTCACGGGCGCCGCGTTCCTCGCGCGCGTCGCCGCGCTCCCGCTGCTCGGTCGCGTCACGAAGCGCGTCGGGACGCGCCGCGTGCTGTGGCACGCGAGCATGTGGATCGTGCCGCTCCCGCTCGCGTGGCTCGTCACCGACGACTTCGTCTGGCTCTTCGCCGTGCAGCTGTGGTCGGGCGTCGCGTGGGCCGCGTTCGAGCTCGCGAGCCTGCTGTCCTTCTTCGAGCACATTCCGCAGCGCACGCGCACGAGCATCCTGTCCGCGTACAACCTCGCGAACGCGGTGGCGATCGCGGTGGGCAGCGTGATCGGCGGCGTCCTGCTCGACGCGGTCGGGCGCGGCGCGGCGGCCTATGCGGCCGTGCTCGTGGCGTCGGCGATCGCGCGCTTCGTCGCGCTCCCGCTGCTGCGCGGCATGCCCGACGTCGTGCCCGCGTCGGCGACGCCGATCCCGCTGCGCACGATCGGTCTGCGCCCGTCGGCCGGCGCGCTCCAGCGCCCCGTGCTCGCCGCGCTCGACGGCGAAGACGACGAGTCGGGGCCGGGCGAGCCGCGCGCGGCCGTCCGGTAG
- the lnt gene encoding apolipoprotein N-acyltransferase: MRAAEPTQAPRLATRLAATRARRGALALGCGALYAAAQPGAPFGSAWPLAFACGVPLVVALAGRGARERAVLGWLAGTAATCLSTVVPAAVSSTAYFGVSPWEALAIALTVGQVFGAGSMAAFAALAGPLEERSAAVAIARVAVAWTAAELLRSTLFTGLPWILLAHALTTAPALLQPAAWTGAAGLALLVAAVNGAFAVAALRGAAARRPAFAALAGVGACFAAAYLASGLADGGAGGAPRPGAVLASGTGGTGAVHVRLVQPNARAAARASSAGVGAELDRLVALTAAGGPVDLAVWPENALRAVLPANLGLLARAWPDRATRPRALLVGAPRSDAAEPGALFNSAFSLDDAFAVEAVHDKVHLLPLGEYVPAPLRALGVSGHDTRAGEAPRVLGARDGLRIGALVCYEIAFAPLARALAHDGADVLVNVANDGWFGRTGAVEQHFASAVLRAVETGRPVLRATHTGVTAAIDAWGRVVARAPEHAATALDADVVPGGPTTAFAATGDVAGPVACAFAFALALAPRRSSRC; encoded by the coding sequence GTGCGCGCCGCGGAGCCCACGCAGGCACCCCGCCTAGCGACGCGCCTCGCCGCGACGCGCGCCCGGCGCGGCGCGCTCGCGCTCGGCTGCGGCGCGCTCTACGCGGCGGCCCAGCCGGGAGCGCCCTTCGGCTCGGCGTGGCCCCTCGCCTTCGCGTGCGGCGTGCCGCTCGTCGTCGCGCTCGCCGGGCGCGGCGCGCGCGAGCGCGCGGTGCTCGGCTGGCTCGCCGGCACGGCGGCGACGTGTCTTTCGACGGTGGTGCCCGCCGCGGTGAGCTCGACGGCCTACTTCGGCGTCTCGCCGTGGGAGGCGCTCGCGATCGCGCTGACGGTCGGGCAGGTCTTCGGCGCGGGGAGCATGGCCGCCTTCGCCGCGCTCGCCGGCCCGCTCGAGGAGCGGAGCGCCGCGGTCGCGATCGCGCGCGTCGCCGTCGCGTGGACGGCGGCCGAGCTGCTGCGCTCGACGCTCTTCACCGGTCTCCCGTGGATCCTGCTCGCGCACGCGCTCACGACCGCGCCCGCGCTGCTGCAGCCCGCGGCGTGGACCGGCGCAGCGGGGCTCGCGCTCCTCGTCGCCGCGGTGAACGGCGCGTTCGCCGTGGCCGCGCTCCGCGGCGCGGCGGCGCGGCGCCCGGCGTTCGCGGCGCTCGCGGGCGTCGGCGCCTGCTTCGCCGCCGCCTATCTCGCGTCGGGGCTCGCGGACGGCGGCGCGGGCGGCGCGCCGCGGCCGGGCGCCGTGCTCGCGTCGGGAACGGGCGGAACGGGCGCCGTGCACGTGCGGCTCGTGCAGCCGAACGCGCGCGCCGCCGCGCGCGCCTCGAGCGCGGGCGTCGGCGCAGAGCTCGACCGGCTCGTCGCGCTCACGGCGGCGGGCGGCCCGGTCGACCTCGCGGTGTGGCCCGAGAACGCGCTGCGCGCCGTGCTCCCCGCGAACCTCGGGCTGCTCGCGCGCGCCTGGCCCGATCGCGCGACGCGCCCGCGCGCGCTCCTCGTCGGCGCGCCGCGCAGCGACGCGGCCGAGCCCGGTGCGCTCTTCAACTCCGCCTTCTCGCTCGACGACGCGTTCGCGGTCGAGGCCGTGCACGACAAGGTCCACCTGCTGCCGCTCGGCGAGTACGTGCCCGCGCCGCTGCGCGCGCTCGGCGTCTCCGGCCACGACACGCGGGCCGGCGAGGCACCGCGCGTGCTCGGCGCGCGCGACGGCCTGCGCATCGGCGCGCTCGTCTGCTACGAGATCGCCTTCGCGCCGCTCGCGCGTGCGCTCGCGCACGACGGAGCGGACGTGCTCGTGAACGTCGCGAACGACGGCTGGTTCGGCCGCACTGGCGCGGTCGAGCAGCACTTCGCATCGGCCGTGCTGCGCGCGGTCGAGACGGGCCGTCCCGTCCTGCGCGCGACCCACACGGGCGTCACCGCGGCGATCGACGCCTGGGGGCGCGTGGTCGCGCGCGCTCCCGAGCACGCGGCGACCGCGCTCGACGCCGACGTCGTGCCGGGCGGTCCGACCACGGCGTTCGCCGCCACCGGCGACGTCGCGGGCCCGGTCGCCTGTGCCTTCGCCTTCGCTCTCGCGCTCGCTCCCCGGAGGTCCTCCCGATGTTAG
- a CDS encoding HAMP domain-containing sensor histidine kinase — translation MQRSLVPALVLGALVAALLATVAQGSLRLRERPFPGFLVWDNGALVAFHDESFTGALAGLPLGSGRIVEVDGAPFEGGRALLEAARARRAGTVVRYRVATEEGERDYAVPTMRLSFQSFVATFGNYLFNAFCFAGIGVVALALRPDSAQARALAGATVAMGLLFALAIDYFTAYRFTRLCQLVEAASPLPVAALALHFPAVRGTRALRRGVLAVLGAVAAATFAAQVAWFYDAPERARIATLVAYVELAAITVGMLAGLAHAALRGATTDDRVRAAIVLAAAVSGLLVPALAILAFFGLGAGFSFTWVTFLLPVFPAAVLFATVRHDLLRAERFARLAVGYGVTTAGLAVGYSSLLLVLDRWLIRSGARGTPVEFALLVGVAASFNPLYRRVQSAIDRVFYRSDLDAARRLERLSVLLAARPSEAEAVEIVAREVGLALQVDAVEIALGPEVAGGGFALVEPIVHGDDRLGALRCGAKSSGAPFSAAERDFAVGAASQAATAIRSARSLEDLRAAQDALVRAERLAAIGEVAGAVAHGVRNPLAGIRAAAQMAQEIDDPAERAETLGDLIAGADRLDERVRRLLDFARMLAPEIERVDVRTVVENVRSVLASRAASQGVALEVVARAEGPIYAHADPRQLEEALLELVGNALHATGEGGRVAVGIEADAARVRVVVRDTGRGIPAAVQARVFDLFFTTREEGTGMGLATVRKMLERQDGSVELVESGAGGTAFALEVPAAAPAAA, via the coding sequence GTGCAGAGGTCGCTCGTTCCCGCGCTCGTCCTCGGCGCGCTCGTCGCGGCGCTCCTCGCGACCGTCGCGCAGGGCTCGCTCCGCCTTCGCGAGCGGCCGTTCCCCGGCTTCCTCGTATGGGACAACGGGGCGCTCGTCGCGTTCCACGACGAGAGCTTCACGGGGGCGCTCGCCGGCCTTCCGCTCGGCAGCGGTCGCATCGTCGAGGTCGACGGCGCGCCGTTCGAGGGCGGACGCGCGCTGCTCGAGGCCGCGCGCGCGCGGCGGGCCGGCACGGTCGTCCGCTACCGCGTCGCGACGGAGGAGGGGGAGCGCGACTACGCGGTCCCGACGATGCGGCTCTCGTTCCAGAGCTTCGTCGCGACGTTCGGCAACTACCTGTTCAACGCGTTCTGCTTCGCGGGCATCGGCGTGGTCGCGCTCGCGCTGCGGCCGGACTCGGCGCAGGCGCGCGCGCTCGCCGGCGCGACCGTCGCGATGGGCCTGCTCTTCGCGCTCGCGATCGACTACTTCACGGCCTACCGGTTCACGCGGCTGTGTCAGCTCGTCGAGGCCGCGAGCCCGCTGCCCGTGGCCGCGCTCGCGCTGCACTTCCCCGCCGTGCGCGGGACGCGCGCGCTGCGGCGCGGCGTGCTCGCCGTGCTCGGCGCGGTCGCGGCCGCCACCTTCGCCGCGCAGGTCGCGTGGTTCTACGACGCCCCGGAGCGCGCGCGCATCGCGACGCTCGTCGCGTACGTCGAGCTCGCCGCGATCACGGTCGGAATGCTCGCCGGCCTCGCGCACGCCGCGCTGCGCGGCGCGACGACCGACGACCGCGTGCGCGCGGCGATCGTGCTCGCCGCCGCGGTGAGCGGCCTGCTCGTGCCCGCGCTCGCGATCCTCGCGTTCTTCGGGCTCGGCGCGGGCTTCTCGTTCACGTGGGTGACGTTCCTCCTGCCCGTCTTCCCGGCGGCCGTGCTGTTCGCGACGGTCCGCCACGACCTGCTGCGCGCCGAGCGCTTCGCGCGGCTCGCCGTCGGCTACGGCGTCACGACGGCCGGCCTCGCGGTCGGCTACTCGTCGCTCCTGCTCGTGCTCGACCGCTGGCTGATCCGCAGCGGGGCGCGCGGCACGCCGGTCGAGTTCGCGCTGCTCGTCGGCGTCGCCGCGTCGTTCAACCCGCTGTACCGGCGCGTGCAGTCGGCGATCGATCGCGTGTTCTACCGCTCCGACCTCGACGCCGCGCGGCGACTCGAGCGCCTCTCCGTGCTGCTCGCCGCCCGTCCTTCGGAGGCCGAGGCGGTCGAGATCGTCGCGCGCGAGGTCGGCCTCGCGCTGCAGGTCGACGCCGTGGAGATCGCGCTCGGCCCCGAGGTCGCGGGCGGCGGCTTCGCGCTGGTCGAGCCGATCGTGCACGGCGACGACCGGCTCGGCGCGCTGCGCTGCGGCGCCAAGTCGTCGGGTGCGCCGTTCTCGGCGGCCGAGCGCGACTTCGCGGTCGGCGCCGCGAGCCAGGCGGCGACCGCCATCCGCAGCGCCCGTTCGCTCGAGGACCTGCGCGCCGCGCAAGACGCGCTCGTGCGCGCCGAGCGCCTCGCGGCGATCGGCGAGGTCGCCGGCGCCGTCGCCCACGGCGTCCGCAACCCGCTCGCCGGCATTCGCGCCGCCGCGCAGATGGCGCAGGAGATCGACGACCCCGCCGAGCGCGCCGAGACGCTCGGCGACCTGATCGCGGGCGCCGACCGGCTCGACGAGCGCGTGCGCCGCCTGCTCGACTTCGCGCGCATGCTCGCGCCCGAGATCGAGCGCGTCGACGTGCGCACCGTCGTCGAGAACGTCCGCTCCGTGCTCGCGAGCCGGGCCGCGAGCCAGGGCGTCGCGCTCGAGGTCGTCGCGCGCGCGGAGGGGCCGATCTACGCGCACGCCGACCCCCGCCAGCTCGAGGAGGCGCTGCTCGAGCTCGTCGGGAACGCGCTGCACGCGACGGGCGAGGGCGGCCGCGTCGCGGTGGGGATCGAGGCGGATGCGGCGCGCGTGCGCGTCGTCGTGCGCGACACCGGGCGCGGCATTCCCGCGGCCGTGCAGGCGCGCGTGTTCGACCTGTTCTTCACGACGCGCGAGGAGGGCACGGGGATGGGCCTCGCGACCGTGCGCAAGATGCTCGAGCGCCAGGACGGGAGCGTCGAGCTCGTCGAGAGCGGTGCGGGCGGCACGGCGTTCGCGCTCGAGGTGCCCGCGGCGGCACCCGCTGCGGCGTAG
- a CDS encoding sigma-54 dependent transcriptional regulator codes for MASILVVEDESLLGRQLQRALQGAGHNAALAGSRAEALDAFATAEPDLALVDLRLPDASGLDVLRDLLERAPELPVLMMTAYGSVADAVQAMQQGAADYLQKPLDLDELRLAIDRTLERRRADRELAYHRRRGGSARGHVIGTDPRIAAIFEQIDRLADAKLAPGKRPTVLLTGETGTGKGLIARAVHEALGGGAFIELNCTGLPSTLVEEELFGHERGSFTGATGARAGLFEAADGGAIFLDEIGHLELGVQAKFLKVIEDKRVRRLGASRDRALDVHVIAATNADLDAAVADGAFRADLFHRLAVLAFEVPPLRERTQDIPALARHFCAELGHQYGRPGASFDGDAEKLLRQYPWPGNVRELRNVIERGLLLASGATIDASVLAPMLRAARGSEAAAGGRYVLPDGGIHIAELEADLIAQALERASGNRTQAAKLLGLTRDQLRYRMEKFEID; via the coding sequence ATGGCGAGCATCCTGGTGGTCGAGGACGAGAGCCTGCTGGGCCGCCAGCTGCAGCGCGCGCTCCAGGGAGCGGGCCACAACGCCGCGCTCGCCGGCAGTCGCGCCGAGGCGCTCGACGCGTTCGCGACCGCCGAGCCCGACCTCGCGCTCGTCGACCTGCGGCTCCCCGACGCCTCCGGTCTCGACGTGCTGCGCGACCTGCTCGAGCGCGCGCCCGAGCTGCCCGTGCTCATGATGACCGCGTACGGCTCGGTGGCCGACGCCGTGCAGGCCATGCAGCAGGGCGCGGCCGACTACCTGCAGAAGCCGCTCGACCTCGACGAGCTGCGCCTCGCCATCGACCGCACGCTCGAGCGCCGGCGCGCCGACCGCGAGCTCGCCTACCACCGCCGCCGCGGGGGCAGCGCGCGCGGCCACGTGATCGGCACCGACCCGCGCATCGCGGCGATCTTCGAGCAGATCGATCGGCTCGCCGACGCGAAGCTCGCGCCCGGCAAGCGCCCCACCGTGCTGCTGACGGGCGAGACGGGCACGGGCAAGGGGCTGATCGCGCGCGCCGTCCACGAGGCGCTCGGCGGCGGCGCGTTCATCGAGCTCAACTGCACGGGGCTTCCGTCGACGCTCGTCGAGGAGGAGCTCTTCGGGCACGAGCGCGGGAGCTTCACCGGTGCCACGGGGGCGCGCGCGGGCCTGTTCGAGGCGGCCGACGGCGGGGCGATCTTCCTCGACGAGATCGGCCACCTCGAGCTCGGCGTGCAGGCGAAGTTCCTCAAGGTGATCGAGGACAAGCGCGTGCGGCGGCTCGGCGCCTCGCGCGACCGCGCGCTCGACGTGCACGTCATCGCGGCGACCAACGCCGATCTCGACGCCGCCGTGGCCGACGGCGCGTTCCGCGCCGACCTGTTCCACCGCCTCGCAGTGCTCGCGTTCGAGGTGCCCCCGCTGCGCGAGCGGACGCAGGACATCCCGGCGCTCGCGCGTCACTTCTGCGCCGAGCTCGGCCACCAGTACGGGAGGCCCGGTGCGTCGTTCGACGGCGATGCCGAGAAGCTGCTGCGCCAGTATCCGTGGCCGGGGAACGTGCGCGAGCTGCGCAACGTGATCGAGCGCGGCCTGCTGCTCGCGAGCGGAGCGACGATCGACGCGAGCGTGCTCGCTCCCATGCTGCGCGCGGCGCGCGGCAGCGAGGCGGCCGCGGGAGGGCGCTACGTGCTCCCCGACGGCGGGATCCACATCGCCGAGCTCGAGGCGGACCTGATCGCGCAGGCGCTCGAGCGCGCGAGCGGCAACCGCACGCAGGCCGCGAAGCTGCTCGGCCTCACGCGCGACCAGCTCCGGTACCGGATGGAGAAGTTCGAGATCGACTAG
- a CDS encoding response regulator, with translation MDRDARPRVLLVEDEAILRRNLARLLERRGHDVLAVASIGEARALLREGTVDAAVLDVGLPDGDGLDLLPETGASHSLVISAEVDDGRLDASGVAHFLRKPLELAAFARCVEGLVHGDRAA, from the coding sequence GTGGACCGCGATGCCCGACCCCGCGTCCTGCTCGTCGAGGACGAGGCCATCCTGCGCCGGAACCTCGCGCGCCTGCTCGAACGGCGCGGCCACGACGTGCTCGCCGTCGCGTCGATCGGAGAGGCGCGCGCGCTGCTGCGCGAGGGCACCGTCGACGCCGCGGTCCTCGACGTCGGCCTGCCCGACGGCGACGGGCTCGACCTGCTTCCCGAGACGGGCGCGTCGCACTCGCTCGTGATCTCGGCCGAGGTCGACGACGGTCGCCTCGACGCGTCGGGCGTCGCCCACTTCCTCCGCAAGCCGCTCGAGCTCGCCGCCTTCGCGCGCTGCGTCGAGGGGCTCGTGCACGGCGACCGCGCCGCATGA
- a CDS encoding glycosyltransferase, protein MTATAILPFESATGPMPDAGRSEALVSPSSPRRPRIALYSHDTMGLGHVRRNALVAEAIARSVDWEIDVLLISGAREAHATRLPRGFDSLTLPALRKHADGSYGARSLRLPLPALIALRSETVRAALVAYEPDLLVVDNVPRGAVGELSATLEALSRRGRTRLVLGLRDIGDDAAVTRLEWERSDHARAIARYYDQVWIYGDPSVYDRARLDGLSPALDGKIRFAGYLDQRARAENAGADFAAFAREHVPTLDPHRPFALCLVGGGQDGARLAEAFADAEFGAGRHGVVVAGPFCPAGALARLRARASARGDLHVVDAVGEPAPLVAGAECVVSMGGYNSMCEIASYGKRALVVPRTHPRVEQRLRAERFRAIGAIDAVLLPDELDAAALSRWMCAPIDGVPTERAKLDLGGLARVAELARELLASTAPSRSPFAFAPGPAPVGGGH, encoded by the coding sequence GTGACCGCCACCGCCATCCTGCCCTTCGAGTCCGCGACCGGCCCGATGCCGGACGCGGGGAGGAGCGAAGCGCTCGTGAGCCCTTCCTCGCCGCGCCGGCCGCGCATCGCGCTCTACTCGCACGACACGATGGGCCTCGGACACGTGCGTCGGAACGCGCTCGTGGCGGAGGCCATCGCGCGCTCGGTCGACTGGGAGATCGACGTGCTGCTGATCAGCGGTGCGCGCGAGGCCCACGCGACGCGTCTCCCGCGCGGCTTCGACTCGCTGACGCTGCCCGCGCTGCGCAAGCACGCCGACGGGAGCTACGGCGCGCGCAGCCTCCGGCTCCCGCTCCCGGCGCTCATCGCGCTGCGCAGCGAGACCGTTCGCGCGGCGCTCGTCGCCTACGAGCCCGATCTGCTCGTGGTCGACAACGTGCCGCGCGGCGCGGTGGGCGAGCTCTCCGCGACGCTCGAGGCGCTCTCGCGACGCGGACGCACGCGGCTCGTGCTCGGCCTGCGCGACATCGGCGACGACGCCGCGGTGACGCGTCTCGAGTGGGAGCGGTCGGATCACGCGCGCGCGATCGCCCGCTACTACGACCAGGTCTGGATCTACGGCGACCCGTCCGTCTACGACCGCGCGCGGCTCGACGGCCTGTCGCCGGCGCTCGACGGGAAGATCCGGTTCGCGGGTTACCTCGATCAGCGGGCGCGCGCGGAGAACGCGGGCGCCGACTTCGCCGCGTTCGCGCGCGAGCACGTCCCGACGCTCGACCCGCACCGGCCGTTCGCACTCTGTCTCGTCGGCGGAGGCCAGGACGGAGCGCGGCTCGCGGAAGCCTTCGCCGACGCGGAGTTCGGCGCGGGCCGGCACGGCGTCGTCGTCGCCGGCCCGTTCTGCCCGGCCGGCGCGCTCGCGCGCCTGCGCGCGCGCGCGAGCGCACGCGGCGACCTCCACGTCGTCGACGCGGTCGGCGAGCCCGCGCCGCTCGTCGCCGGCGCGGAGTGCGTCGTGAGCATGGGCGGGTACAACTCGATGTGCGAGATCGCCTCGTACGGCAAGCGCGCGCTCGTCGTTCCGCGCACGCACCCGCGCGTCGAGCAGCGGCTGCGCGCCGAGCGGTTCCGCGCGATCGGCGCGATCGACGCCGTCCTGCTGCCCGACGAGCTCGACGCGGCCGCGCTGTCGCGCTGGATGTGCGCGCCGATCGACGGCGTGCCGACCGAGCGCGCGAAGCTCGACCTCGGCGGCCTCGCGCGCGTCGCGGAGCTCGCGCGCGAGCTGCTCGCCTCGACCGCGCCGTCTCGCTCGCCCTTCGCCTTCGCGCCCGGCCCGGCGCCCGTCGGCGGGGGGCACTGA